A portion of the Musa acuminata AAA Group cultivar baxijiao chromosome BXJ1-1, Cavendish_Baxijiao_AAA, whole genome shotgun sequence genome contains these proteins:
- the LOC103979223 gene encoding uncharacterized protein LOC103979223, producing METLSTPVSSIKAIPLFPTAATPNNLLRPSTNPSSLPIPAFTNLSARARPQSHHHQAKSVLRLSPSPPRHRPTPLGTPRRIHRAASTGYAAALLDVARCEGALAAAERDLRRLVRGVRPVLADPGLDEAAKGEVVRGVAEGGGFYRHVVALVRMLVGKGRAGLVEEVMEQFVRLCDELSGTRVVVVMSEEGKKMEEQRLRGIAQEVHQATGAPKVRVRHLHRFAD from the coding sequence ATGGAGACGCTCTCCACTCCCGTCTCCTCCATCAAAGCCATCCCTTTGTTCCCCACTGCCGCCACCCCCAATAACCTACTCAGGCCCTCGACCAACCCCTCCTCCCTCCCGATCCCTGCCTTCACCAACCTATCCGCCAGAGCCCGACCTCAATCCCACCACCACCAAGCCAAATCCGTCCTCCGCCTCTCCCCCTCACCGCCCCGGCACCGCCCTACCCCGCTCGGCACCCCGCGCCGCATCCACCGTGCGGCCTCCACCGGCTACGCCGCGGCCCTCCTCGACGTCGCCCGGTGCGAGGGCGCGCTCGCGGCCGCGGAGCGGGACCTCCGGCGGCTCGTGCGGGGGGTCCGGCCGGTGCTGGCGGACCCAGGGCTGGACGAGGCGGCCAAGGGGGAGGTGGTGAGGGGGGTGGCGGAGGGCGGCGGGTTTTACCGTCACGTGGTGGCGCTGGTGCGGATGCTGGTGGGGAAGGGGAGGGCGGGGCTGGTGGAGGAGGTGATGGAGCAGTTCGTGCGGCTGTGCGACGAGCTGAGCGGGACGCGCGTGGTGGTGGTGATGTCGGAGGAGGGGAAGAAGATGGAGGAGCAGCGGCTGAGGGGGATCGCCCAAGAGGTCCACCAGGCGACCGGCGCGCCCAAGGTGAGGGTGAGACACCTGCACAGGTTTGCTGATTGA
- the LOC103980726 gene encoding protein LEAD-SENSITIVE 1, translating into METSDKLQTIPCIHVGGSKVVHFTRKKDASFGSSSAASAICPTFPDCGFRQPDSGVILCRLDCFLGNGALYRFEYGVPPSLLAAGPVGMAAVTAGAYCAGRYITDIGVRKDVMKVAVDDLAATMGCRSSNERLVGNVSGGSGKVPSIEEEDRGR; encoded by the exons ATGGAAACTTCTGATAAGCTTCAAACCATTCCTT GCATTCATGTCGGAGGAAGCAAAGTGGTTCACTTCACCCGCAAGAAGGATGCTTCTTTCGGTTCGAGCTCGGCAGCTTCTGCAATCTGCCCAACCTTCCCTGACTGCGGATTCCGCCAACCCGACAGTGGAGTCATCCTCTGCCGCTTGGATTGCTTCCTCGGCAACGGCGCCCTCTACCGCTTCGAGTACGGAGTCCCGCCCTCG CTGCTGGCGGCGGGGCCTGTGGGCATGGCCGCCGTCACTGCCGGGGCGTATTGTGCAGGCCGATACATCACTGATATAGGAGTGAGGAAGGATGTGATGAAGGTGGCGGTGGACGACTTGGCTGCAACCATGGGTTGCAGGAGCTCCAACGAGAGATTAGTCGGCAACGTTTCTGGTGGTTCGGGGAAAGTACCATCCATTGAGGAGGAAGACAGAGGACGGTGA
- the LOC135598957 gene encoding uncharacterized protein LOC135598957, which yields MSRMKEAEGSSAHREEAESGSGPPPPHPPIAPADEAAVEELVSAMNRRRLYRDVTLALRSGLRDAMADFSFLRTRGLRNLLKFFRSIAGSDESIRLFRHSQTIPELRVVPVLFQNSLQQSKDNPVVSLSHIFGVEPMKIVSPATDSEVAIALRVLEGCCLLHSGSAALAHKHKAIEVLTNILSTRGTTEQGACLDALISLVLDSSSNQMDFRECHAIENVTDLIKDEQADENIRLKCGEFLLLLVGYVNQTENSPLANIPDEMRRSLGEKCASLIWAASQFGSTLDPEQRQTALQIQARRVVESLEL from the exons ATGAGTCGGATGAAGGAGGCGGAGGGCAGCAGCGCCCACCGGGAGGAGGCGGAGTCGGGGTCGGGCCCCCCGCCTCCGCATCCGCCGATCGCGCCGGCGGAcgaggcggcggtggaggagcTGGTCTCCGCCATGAACCGTCGGAGGCTTTACCGGGACGTGACGCTGGCCCTCCGCTCCGGCCTCCGCGACGCCATggccgacttctccttcctccggACCAGAGGCCTTCGGAACCTCCTCAAGTTCTTCAGATCCATCGCCGGCTCCGACGAGTCCATCCGCCTTTTCCGTCACTCCCAAACCATTCCCGAACTCCGAG TGGTTCCTGTTCTCTTTCAGAATTCGTTGCAGCAATCAAAGGACAACCCTGTTGTGAGTTTGAGTCATATATTTGGAGTGGAACCTATGAAGATAGTTAGTCCTGCAACAGATTCTGAAGTTGCTATTGCTCTTAGAGTTTTGGAAGGATGCTGTTTGCTTCATAGTGGCAGTGCAGCTTTAGCTCACAAGCATAAGGCAATCGAG GTGTTAACTAACATACTATCTACTCGAGGAACCACTGAGCAAGGTGCATGCTTGGATGCTTTAATATCATTAGTGTTGGATTCTTCATCCAATCAGATG GATTTTCGGGAATGTCATGCAATTGAGAACGTCACAGATCTTATTAAGGATGAGCAAGCAGATGAAAACATAAG GTTGAAATGTGGGGAGTTTCTGCTGCTACTAGTTGGGTATGTCAACCAGACCGAGAACTCTCCCTTGGCAAACATACCCGATGAAATGCGACGAAGCTTAGGAGAGAAGTGTGCATCTCTGATTTGGGCAGCAAGCCAGTTCGGATCAACTCTGGATCCAGAGCAGAGACAAACTGCTCTACAAATCCAAGCTCGAAGGGTTGTGGAGTCCTTGGAGCTATAA
- the LOC103979191 gene encoding uncharacterized protein LOC103979191 isoform X2, with the protein MLASPFDHLFLLAAASAAAALLSTTLCLPSLLLYGLHTYIHPDNPGGDGLRAVLRRPSGPDAPPDPKRRPRSSSASHHRVPGFDDGNAQLLRLRLSDSHLRTRLLFPSFRAAFVASAVALTDLAILRLLLPPDPSPAATTVAAVAFLAVAHLLLLLSKLSLERSASKRSEKELSFVAGFLGFLSALLIVFVLSPYLFDFELGGVDAGSTKATVSVLAGVLVGLLFVPASRAARAFWLGTDQLRWDLAVVSCGALNQVLLYVAVLAAAAAPLLWVIPVAVVPAGGEVGSVWFREFRVWALIASAVLQLMVLRPNVQMYLNEAVVSWYQRLHASRVPDMDYGRAKVFLHNHYLCLVVLQFFAPPVMVLLLIGLSQVRSDLFGGLFFMGDLLHFSDLVKEIALFLAWWIMFAWSILTMSILTLYRFGFLFVS; encoded by the coding sequence ATGCTCGCCTCCCCCTTCGAtcacctcttcctcctcgccgCAGCCTCCGCTGCCGCGGCCCTCCTCTCAACCACCCTCTGTCTCCCCTCCCTCCTCCTTTACGGCCTCCACACCTACATTCACCCCGATAACCCCGGCGGCGACGGACTCCGCGCCGTCCTTCGCCGTCCCTCTGGTCCAGACGCCCCCCCTGATCCCAAGCGCCGGCCCAGATCCTCCTCCGCCTCCCACCACCGTGTTCCTGGCTTTGACGATGGCAACGCCCAGCTCCTCCGCCTTCGTCTCTCCGATTCCCATCTACGCACCCGCCTTCTCTTCCCCTCCTTCCGCGCCGCTTTCGTCGCCTCCGCCGTCGCTCTCACAGATCTTGCCATCCTCCGTCTCCTTCTTCCTCCCGATCCCTCCCCCGCTGCCACGACTGTCGCTGCCGTCGCATTTCTCGCTGTCGCTCACCTCCTTCTTCTACTCTCCAAGCTCTCCCTCGAGCGATCCGCCTCCAAGCGGTCGGAGAAGGAACTGAGCTTCGTCGCCGGCTTCTTGGGCTTCCTCTCTGCTCTACTTATAGTCTTCGTCCTCTCCCCCTATCTCTTCGATTTCGAGCTGGGCGGGGTCGACGCCGGATCCACCAAGGCGACGGTTTCGGTACTCGCCGGCGTCCTCGTGGGGCTGCTCTTCGTGCCGGCATCTCGAGCGGCACGGGCTTTCTGGCTCGGGACGGATCAGCTCCGGTGGGACCTTGCAGTGGTCTCGTGTGGCGCCCTCAACCAGGTTCTCCTCTACGTGGCCGTCCTTGCAGCGGCCGCTGCACCGCTTCTCTGGGTGATCCCGGTGGCAGTGGTGCCGGCTGGTGGTGAGGTCGGGTCAGTCTGGTTCAGGGAGTTCAGAGTTTGGGCTCTCATTGCTTCTGCCGTCTTGCAGCTTATGGTGCTCCGTCCTAATGTTCAAATGTACCTTAACGAGGCCGTGGTCAGCTGGTATCAGCGGCTGCACGCTAGCCGGGTGCCTGACATGGATTACGGGAGAGCAAAAGTTTTTCTACACAATCACTACCTCTGCTTGGTGGTGCTCCAGTTCTTTGCACCACCGGTTATGGTTCTGCTGCTGATTGggttatctcaggttagatctgaCTTGTTTGGTGGTCTATTTTTCATGGGTGATCTTCTGCATTTCTCTGACCTTGTAAAAGAGATAGCTTTGTTCTTAGCTTGGTGGATTATGTTTGCTTGGTCCATATTGACCATGTCAATCCTCACTTTATATCGATTTGGTTTCTTGTTTGTGTCTTGA